The Acidobacteriota bacterium region AGCTGGCCGGCGGTGGGCCCCTCGGGATCCAGGATGCGGATGAGCTGCTGCAGGGTGATCACCTCGGGGAAAATACCGGAACCGTATTCGCCGAACATCGGCTCGTACGGATCGTAACCAGTGGCCAGCACGATCACGCCGGAGTGGATCTCGATCTCCTGCGGCTCCTGCGACAGGTCGATCCCCTTCCCGCCCACCACGGACAGGCACTTGCCGCACTTGGTGCAAGACCGCCAGTCGATGGCCGGCATCTGCGGCCAGCAGCCGGGATAGGGCATGTAGATGGCCTTGCGGCGGGTCAGCCCGAAGTTGTACTCGGAGATGGTCTCCTCGGGGCACGCGGCCATGGCGATGCCCACCTGGGTCAGGCGCTTGTCCACTCCCCGCGGCGAGATCCGGAGCCGGGTCCGGAAATCACCCACGATGCCGGAGCTGGACATCACCTGGGCGCCGGTGTGGACGGTGACGAGGGGGTGATGCACCACTTCGGCGATCAGCTTGCCCAACAGCTCCTTGGCGTCCTCGTTGGAAGGGAAGAGCGTGTAGAGCTGAGCCATCCGCCCGCCGAGGAAGGGGGTGTTCTCCACCAGCGTCACCCGCATGCCGCGCTTGGCCAGGTCGCGGGTCGCGACGAGGCCGGCCACGCCGCCGCCGATGACCAGGGCGGACGGGTGGATCATGATCCGGCGCTTGGCGAGCGGCTGCAGGTGGCGGATCCGGCCCACCGCCGCCCGGACGAGGCGGGTGGCCTTGAGGGTGGCCGCCGCCTTGTCCTCCACCACCCACGACACCTGCTCGCGGATATTCACATGCTCGAAGAGGTACTGGTTCAGCCCGGCCCGGCTCAGCGCCCGGCGGAAGGTCAGTTGGTGGAGCGTGGGGGAGCAGGCCGCAACGATGACGCGGTTCAGGCCCAGCTCGCGGATCTTTTCCTCGATGAGCATCTGGCCGGGATCCTAGCACATGAACATGTGCGTTGTGGACAGGACGACATCGGGAAGCCGGCCCACCTCCTCGGCCACCCGTCGGACATCCACCACGTCGGAGATGTTGCCGCCGCAGTGGCAGATGAAGACACCGATGCGAATGGCTTCAGCGGGGGGAGACTGGGGGCGGTGCGGGGGTCGGTCAGCCGTCATACGTCCCTCCTGCCCGGTTCGACCGGCGCGCGTTGTTTCCATTCCCGGGATATAAAAACTCTTCTCCTCCCGGGAGAACAAACTGTGATCGTATTTAGAACAATAAATTTCACCAAGTATAAAAAGCGGACAAAACAAATGCAAGCGAAACGTGGAAAAATGTACCCCGCGGCCGCAGGTCGGCTACAAATGCAACACGACTTGATCTGTGGACTCATTCAGTCGAAAAGCCGCGCCCCCTCGATCACGGGGGGAGGCGTCTGTCCGCAGGCCGCGGTTCAGAGGCCGTAAAGTCGGCGTTTTTCCAGCAGCGTCTTGCGATGGATGCCCAGGATTCTCGCCGCCTCCCCCTTGCGGCCGCCGGTGGCCCGCAGCACCCGCACAATGTGATCCCGTTCCACCTCGGCCAGCGACCGGAGACGGTTCGCCGCCGCGTCCGCCCCGGGCTGGGCCGGCAGCTCGGACCGCGGCACCGCCGCACCCGGGTAGAGCAGCACCCAGCGCCGCACCAGATTCTGCAGCTCCCGGACGTTGCCGGGGAATGGATGGCGGGCGAGCTGGTGCACGAAGTCGGGCGCCAGCTCCGGCTCGGCCGCGCGCGCCCGGCGCGCCTCGGTCCGGATGCAGAAAGCCAGCCAGTCGGGGAAACCGGCGGGATCGTCGCGCAGCGGCGGCAGTCCCAGCGCGAA contains the following coding sequences:
- a CDS encoding CoB--CoM heterodisulfide reductase iron-sulfur subunit A family protein; this encodes MLIEEKIRELGLNRVIVAACSPTLHQLTFRRALSRAGLNQYLFEHVNIREQVSWVVEDKAAATLKATRLVRAAVGRIRHLQPLAKRRIMIHPSALVIGGGVAGLVATRDLAKRGMRVTLVENTPFLGGRMAQLYTLFPSNEDAKELLGKLIAEVVHHPLVTVHTGAQVMSSSGIVGDFRTRLRISPRGVDKRLTQVGIAMAACPEETISEYNFGLTRRKAIYMPYPGCWPQMPAIDWRSCTKCGKCLSVVGGKGIDLSQEPQEIEIHSGVIVLATGYDPYEPMFGEYGSGIFPEVITLQQLIRILDPEGPTAGQLVLNGRPVKSMAFIHCAGARQYEGINMPQPSGKVNDYCARTCCTATLHQANEIIDRFPDVVIYDIYQDIRTYGRGHENYYERASERGVRFIRYDPRRLPKVRHDPRGERPVVVMVQDLLTNRLDVEVPVDVVVLATGVIPHDISELVDMYKCAVGYDSFLLEVHPKLRPVELAVSGVFLAGSCQGPMDITECSAAAAAAASKAAALIAQGQVEMDPFIARVNEDRCSGCQTCLTVCPYEAITRDPRKGVAVINEALCTGCGTCAATCPSNAIQQFGFTDTQVMAEVEMLLADMMPAPLPTGGSHE